A stretch of the Serratia marcescens genome encodes the following:
- a CDS encoding lysophospholipid acyltransferase family protein has translation MALESHEMNAVTGLNRIWRLVMTGFCFALFGLGGLLLSLTWFNLLLLVIRDDNKRCRIARRSISASFRLFLTVARSIGVLDYRIHGADCLRNERGCLVVANHPTLIDYVLLASVMPETDCLVKSALLRNPFVSGVIRAADYLVNSQAETLLPQCQERLGRGDTILIFPEGTRTEPGKKMSLQRGAANIAVRCRRDLRIVAICCSEHLLDKQSKWYDVPLTKPLFEIKVRGRVPIDHFYDGKTPEPALAARQLNRHLSQQLQFVETPFSGLNDASALPRN, from the coding sequence GTGGCGTTGGAGTCTCATGAAATGAACGCTGTAACCGGATTAAACCGTATCTGGCGCTTGGTCATGACCGGGTTTTGCTTCGCATTATTTGGGCTCGGTGGGCTGCTGCTTTCCCTGACCTGGTTTAATTTGCTCTTGCTTGTTATACGTGATGACAATAAGCGCTGCCGCATAGCGCGGCGCAGTATTTCAGCCAGTTTTCGATTGTTCTTAACGGTAGCGAGGAGCATTGGCGTATTGGATTACCGTATCCATGGCGCCGATTGCCTGCGTAATGAACGCGGCTGTCTGGTGGTGGCGAATCATCCTACGTTGATTGATTATGTGCTGCTGGCTTCCGTGATGCCGGAAACGGATTGCCTGGTGAAAAGCGCATTACTGAGAAATCCGTTTGTCAGCGGGGTGATTCGTGCAGCGGATTATCTGGTTAACAGTCAGGCTGAGACTTTATTGCCACAGTGTCAGGAAAGATTGGGGCGCGGAGACACCATTTTAATTTTTCCTGAGGGCACGCGTACCGAGCCGGGGAAAAAGATGTCTCTGCAGCGCGGGGCGGCCAATATTGCCGTCCGCTGCCGCCGCGATCTGCGTATTGTGGCGATTTGCTGCAGTGAGCATTTATTGGATAAACAGAGCAAATGGTACGATGTCCCCCTTACAAAGCCGCTCTTTGAGATCAAAGTACGCGGTCGAGTGCCGATCGATCATTTTTATGATGGCAAAACACCAGAGCCGGCATTGGCGGCCAGGCAGCTGAACCGGCACCTTTCGCAACAATTACAATTCGTTGAAACACCTTTTTCGGGACTT
- a CDS encoding beta-ketoacyl synthase chain length factor, translating into MKFALNIVDWQARAPGLSAATQWLAWARQPDAIDPSAPQALPDELPMMVARRLSSGSKLAVDCGLSLLRRHAVDAVLYTSRHGELERNYRILHALATGQAVSPTDFTMSVHNSAVGNLTIVAKQPIVSSSLSAGMDTFQQGLCEVVCLLQAGHQRVLMVDFDGVIPAFYHPGLPAQMPTWAYAVALLFEPGDMLQCSTESDYAGNEVSLPQSLQFLRHYLAQTPHFTIDGERLQWRWSLMK; encoded by the coding sequence ATGAAATTTGCCTTGAACATAGTCGACTGGCAGGCTCGAGCACCGGGTCTGAGCGCAGCGACCCAGTGGCTTGCATGGGCGCGCCAACCTGATGCCATTGATCCGAGCGCGCCTCAGGCGTTGCCTGATGAATTGCCGATGATGGTCGCCCGTCGCTTGAGCTCCGGCAGTAAGCTGGCGGTTGATTGCGGGCTCTCTTTGCTGCGTCGTCATGCCGTTGACGCCGTGCTTTATACCAGCCGTCACGGGGAACTGGAGCGTAACTACCGTATCCTTCATGCATTGGCGACCGGCCAGGCTGTTTCACCGACGGACTTTACCATGTCGGTTCATAACTCCGCGGTTGGAAATCTGACGATCGTTGCCAAGCAACCGATCGTATCCTCTTCGCTTTCCGCCGGCATGGATACGTTCCAGCAAGGGCTTTGTGAAGTGGTTTGCTTGCTGCAGGCCGGCCATCAACGTGTATTGATGGTGGATTTTGATGGTGTGATCCCAGCGTTTTACCATCCGGGGCTTCCTGCGCAAATGCCCACCTGGGCGTATGCCGTGGCGCTGTTGTTTGAGCCGGGGGATATGCTGCAATGCTCCACGGAGAGTGATTATGCAGGCAATGAAGTGTCTTTGCCGCAAAGCTTGCAGTTCTTAAGGCACTATCTCGCGCAGACGCCCCACTTTACGATTGACGGAGAACGGCTGCAGTGGCGTTGGAGTCTCATGAAATGA
- a CDS encoding methyltransferase, with the protein MYEQDTFNALDAITEAQRIAFAPMLFQTALCLRNGGVLAYLDKQGEQGAFLDEIVANSSLNDYATSVLLDMGLSGRIITCRDERYRLTKVGHFLLHDTMTRVNMDFTQDVCYQGLFFLTQALKESKPAGLQVFSDTETIYPVLSQLPSPARESWFAFDHYYSDAAFHAALPHIFAGQPLSLYDVGGNTGKWALRCCQYDDDVTITILDLPQQIALARQNVENAGFSHRIGFHAVDMLKDATLPGEADIWWMSQFLDCFAPQQIIGMLERIAKVMKPGARLCVMELFWDAQKFEAASFSLNATSLYFTCMANGNSRFYSVEKFYRYLETAGFEVEKRVDHLGVGHTLLICKKI; encoded by the coding sequence ATGTATGAACAAGACACCTTTAATGCGCTTGATGCCATAACTGAAGCGCAACGCATTGCTTTTGCTCCCATGCTGTTTCAAACGGCGCTTTGTTTGCGCAATGGGGGGGTGTTGGCCTATCTGGATAAGCAAGGTGAACAAGGCGCGTTTCTGGATGAAATCGTTGCTAATAGCAGTCTGAATGATTATGCCACCAGCGTGCTGTTGGATATGGGGTTGAGTGGTCGCATCATTACCTGCCGCGACGAGCGCTACCGCCTCACAAAAGTGGGGCACTTCCTGCTGCATGACACGATGACCCGTGTGAATATGGATTTCACACAGGATGTCTGTTATCAGGGGTTGTTCTTTCTGACGCAAGCGCTAAAGGAGTCCAAACCTGCGGGTCTCCAGGTGTTCAGTGACACGGAAACTATCTATCCTGTGCTGTCCCAGTTACCATCTCCAGCTCGTGAAAGTTGGTTTGCATTCGATCATTACTACTCTGATGCGGCCTTTCATGCTGCGTTGCCGCATATTTTCGCCGGCCAACCTCTAAGCCTGTACGATGTCGGAGGAAATACGGGAAAATGGGCGCTGCGTTGCTGCCAATACGATGACGATGTCACGATTACGATACTGGATTTACCGCAACAAATTGCACTTGCCCGCCAAAATGTCGAAAATGCCGGTTTTTCTCACCGCATTGGCTTTCATGCGGTTGATATGCTCAAAGATGCCACATTGCCTGGCGAAGCGGATATCTGGTGGATGAGCCAGTTCCTCGACTGCTTCGCTCCGCAGCAGATAATTGGCATGTTGGAGCGTATCGCCAAGGTGATGAAACCTGGTGCTCGGTTGTGTGTTATGGAGCTGTTCTGGGATGCGCAAAAATTTGAGGCGGCCTCATTCAGCCTGAACGCCACGTCGCTTTATTTTACCTGCATGGCTAACGGCAATAGCCGTTTTTACAGCGTAGAGAAATTTTATCGCTACTTGGAAACGGCAGGATTTGAGGTTGAAAAGCGCGTCGATCATCTCGGTGTTGGTCATACCTTACTCATATGCAAGAAAATTTGA